One Natrinema longum genomic window carries:
- a CDS encoding DUF424 domain-containing protein — protein MIVNERETPEGLLVAVCDEDVLGETFEEGDLSLTVTEEFYGGDAVDESAAIDSLAQASVANIVGTRAVELAVEAGFVDEANVLEVGATLHAQLLRMQ, from the coding sequence ATGATCGTCAACGAACGGGAGACGCCGGAGGGATTGCTGGTCGCCGTCTGCGACGAGGACGTTCTCGGCGAAACGTTCGAGGAGGGCGACCTCTCCCTGACGGTCACCGAGGAGTTCTACGGCGGCGACGCGGTCGACGAGAGCGCGGCGATCGACAGCCTCGCACAGGCGTCCGTCGCCAACATCGTCGGCACCCGCGCCGTCGAACTCGCCGTCGAAGCGGGCTTCGTCGACGAGGCGAACGTCCTCGAGGTCGGGGCGACCCTGCACGCACAGTTGCTGCGAATGCAGTGA
- a CDS encoding tetratricopeptide repeat protein has protein sequence MTDRDDDRDHQFSEGEGFGDPYEEFDLDPPELGVDPSKVDPVDSRVVTDTLDTHNIDQDDVDASELLDVGLNYMQINRYEQATDAFERTARFAEDDKLAQEAWVNKGVAHAELEEYDEAIGAHREALRIDEESEHAATAETNLAYALWEFGETSEALEHAERAIEIDERFAAGWFNRAFFLSERGLAEEALNCVDNAIRLGLRNAKVLETKAEILEELGEFDQAEEIADEANQMRERAEQEMMDDREELLGQGGGQGAGRGGAGGRPGGAGGGLGGRGANRQSPGRGGDVGLDDLGVADLGVGDEEEEDDREWELE, from the coding sequence ATGACTGACCGAGACGACGATCGCGACCACCAGTTCTCCGAGGGGGAGGGCTTTGGCGATCCCTACGAGGAGTTCGATCTGGACCCGCCGGAGCTCGGCGTCGACCCCTCGAAGGTCGACCCCGTCGACTCCCGCGTCGTCACCGACACGCTCGACACGCACAACATCGATCAGGACGACGTCGACGCGAGCGAACTGCTCGACGTCGGCCTGAACTACATGCAGATCAACCGCTACGAACAGGCCACCGACGCCTTCGAGCGGACCGCCCGCTTCGCCGAGGACGACAAGCTCGCACAGGAGGCGTGGGTGAACAAGGGCGTCGCCCACGCCGAACTCGAGGAGTACGACGAGGCGATCGGGGCCCACCGCGAGGCCCTGCGGATCGACGAGGAGAGCGAACACGCCGCCACGGCCGAGACGAACCTCGCGTACGCGCTCTGGGAGTTCGGCGAGACGAGCGAGGCCCTAGAGCACGCCGAACGCGCCATCGAGATCGACGAGCGCTTCGCCGCGGGCTGGTTCAACCGCGCCTTTTTCCTCTCGGAGCGGGGACTGGCAGAAGAGGCGCTCAACTGCGTCGACAACGCCATCCGGCTGGGCCTGCGCAACGCCAAGGTGCTCGAGACGAAAGCCGAGATCCTCGAGGAGCTCGGCGAGTTCGACCAGGCCGAGGAGATCGCCGACGAGGCAAACCAGATGCGCGAACGGGCCGAACAGGAGATGATGGACGACCGCGAGGAGCTGCTCGGACAGGGCGGCGGTCAGGGTGCCGGACGCGGCGGTGCGGGAGGCCGACCGGGCGGTGCCGGAGGGGGGCTCGGCGGTCGCGGCGCGAACCGCCAGTCGCCCGGGCGAGGGGGCGACGTCGGGCTGGACGACCTCGGCGTCGCCGATCTCGGCGTCGGTGACGAGGAGGAGGAAGACGACCGCGAGTGGGAACTCGAGTGA
- a CDS encoding hydroxysqualene dehydroxylase — protein sequence MTDVAVLGGGIGGLTAAHELAERGYDVTVVEANDRFGGKARSMPIADDPAALHGEHGFRFFPAFYRHVVDTMARIPDGAGTVEDNLVETEATLIASTTDSGRIAETRTPDSLRGWLEALRPAFAEDLPREDVRFLLERLLYLLTACEERREGELDDVSWWEFIDAENRSPEFRDRLAYATQALVALRPQVGSARTVGTIYLQLLFGQLDPTEPTERILNAPTNEAWIDPWLAHLETLGVEFRPNTPVQGLEFDGQRVTGAELADGETVTADEFVLAVPVEVAPQFVTPELRRAAPALGRIDRLDTAWMNGIQFYLTEDVELTRGHQVYADAPWALTSISQRQFWTGYDLEDRGPEEVEGVLSVIASDWDTPGIYHEKPARACTREEIAEEIWAQLKTHLNRPTQRLRDDMLVDWFLDPSIVETDTGVENRSPLLINTVGSLRNRPPADVSVRNLTLASDYVRTNSDLASMESANEAGRRAANAIFDRHGARGRAELWELKEPAVFEPFKGQDRLRYRLGLPHPAEVTQSLRGITSRLGKRV from the coding sequence ATGACTGATGTTGCCGTACTCGGTGGCGGGATCGGCGGTCTCACGGCGGCCCACGAACTCGCCGAGCGCGGGTACGACGTGACCGTCGTCGAGGCAAACGACCGCTTCGGCGGGAAGGCACGATCGATGCCGATCGCGGACGACCCGGCGGCGCTCCACGGCGAGCACGGCTTCCGGTTCTTCCCGGCGTTTTACCGACACGTCGTCGACACGATGGCCCGGATCCCCGACGGTGCCGGCACCGTCGAAGACAATCTCGTCGAGACCGAAGCGACGCTGATCGCGAGTACCACGGATTCGGGCCGGATCGCCGAGACGCGTACGCCCGATTCGCTGCGTGGCTGGCTCGAGGCGCTCCGGCCCGCCTTCGCCGAGGACCTGCCCCGCGAGGACGTTCGCTTCCTGCTCGAGCGGTTGCTGTACCTGTTGACCGCCTGCGAGGAGCGACGCGAGGGGGAACTCGACGACGTCTCCTGGTGGGAGTTCATCGACGCCGAGAACCGCTCGCCGGAGTTCCGGGATCGGCTCGCCTACGCCACGCAGGCGCTCGTCGCGCTCCGACCGCAGGTCGGCAGCGCCCGGACCGTCGGCACCATCTACCTGCAGTTGCTGTTCGGCCAGCTCGATCCGACCGAGCCGACCGAACGGATCCTGAACGCACCGACGAACGAGGCCTGGATCGATCCCTGGCTCGCCCACCTCGAGACGCTGGGCGTCGAGTTCCGGCCGAACACCCCCGTGCAGGGCCTCGAGTTCGACGGGCAGCGCGTCACCGGTGCCGAACTGGCGGATGGGGAGACGGTTACGGCCGACGAGTTCGTCCTGGCCGTTCCGGTCGAGGTCGCCCCGCAGTTCGTCACGCCGGAACTGCGACGGGCCGCGCCGGCACTGGGACGGATCGACCGGCTCGATACCGCCTGGATGAACGGGATCCAGTTCTACCTCACCGAGGACGTCGAACTGACGCGGGGTCACCAGGTCTACGCGGACGCCCCGTGGGCGCTGACCTCGATCTCCCAGCGCCAGTTCTGGACGGGCTACGATCTCGAGGACCGTGGCCCCGAGGAGGTCGAGGGCGTCCTGTCGGTGATCGCCTCCGACTGGGACACACCGGGGATCTACCACGAAAAACCCGCGAGAGCGTGTACGCGCGAGGAGATCGCCGAGGAGATCTGGGCGCAGTTGAAGACCCACCTGAACAGGCCCACCCAGCGGCTGCGGGACGACATGCTGGTCGACTGGTTCCTCGATCCGTCGATCGTCGAAACGGATACCGGAGTCGAGAACCGATCGCCGCTGTTGATCAACACCGTGGGATCGCTTCGGAACCGGCCGCCGGCCGACGTGAGCGTCCGGAACCTCACGCTGGCAAGCGACTACGTCCGAACGAACTCCGATCTGGCTTCGATGGAGTCGGCCAACGAGGCCGGGCGTCGAGCGGCGAACGCGATCTTCGATCGACACGGCGCTCGAGGCCGTGCGGAACTCTGGGAACTCAAAGAGCCCGCGGTGTTCGAGCCGTTCAAAGGGCAAGACCGGCTCCGATACCGGCTCGGATTGCCACACCCGGCCGAGGTGACACAGTCCCTTCGGGGGATCACCAGTCGTCTCGGCAAGCGGGTCTGA
- the thpR gene encoding RNA 2',3'-cyclic phosphodiesterase: MRLFVSVDLPDDLADPVADLQAEFADASGLDFTDPEQAHVTLKFLGDVNADRLPALERALEAAVDDAGVDPFPVRYGGLGVFPSLEYISVVWLGVERGGDELTRLHEAIEDRTTAMGFDAEDHDFTPHVTLARMEHAGGKELVQDLVREREPTIGEDRVDEIRLTESTLTDDGPVYSTVESFPL; the protein is encoded by the coding sequence ATGCGGCTGTTCGTCAGCGTCGACCTCCCCGACGATCTCGCCGACCCGGTCGCCGACCTGCAAGCCGAGTTCGCCGACGCGAGCGGGCTCGATTTCACCGACCCCGAGCAGGCCCACGTGACGCTGAAGTTCCTCGGAGATGTCAACGCGGATCGGCTCCCCGCCCTCGAGCGTGCACTCGAGGCCGCGGTCGACGATGCCGGCGTCGATCCGTTCCCCGTCAGATACGGCGGATTGGGCGTCTTTCCGAGCCTCGAGTACATCAGCGTCGTCTGGCTGGGGGTCGAGCGGGGCGGCGACGAACTCACTCGGCTCCACGAGGCCATCGAGGACCGCACGACGGCGATGGGTTTCGACGCCGAGGACCACGACTTCACCCCCCACGTTACGCTCGCCCGAATGGAACACGCCGGCGGGAAGGAACTGGTCCAGGACCTCGTGCGGGAGCGCGAGCCGACGATCGGCGAGGATCGCGTCGACGAAATCCGGCTGACCGAGAGCACGCTCACGGACGACGGGCCGGTCTACTCGACGGTCGAATCGTTTCCACTGTAG
- a CDS encoding 50S ribosomal protein L39e — MGKKSKGKKKRLAKLENQNSRVPAWVMMKTDMEVQRNPKRRNWRRNDTDE, encoded by the coding sequence ATGGGTAAGAAATCGAAGGGCAAGAAGAAGCGACTTGCCAAACTCGAGAACCAGAACAGCCGCGTGCCGGCCTGGGTCATGATGAAGACGGACATGGAAGTCCAGCGCAACCCCAAGCGACGCAACTGGCGGCGCAACGACACTGACGAGTAA
- a CDS encoding 50S ribosomal protein L31e has protein sequence MSASDFEERVVTVPLRDVKKGANHEAADYAMRLVREHLAKHFAVDEEAIRLDPSINEKVWSNGRSNPPRKLRVRAARFDEEGDAVVEAEVAD, from the coding sequence ATGAGTGCAAGTGATTTCGAGGAACGTGTCGTCACCGTTCCGCTGCGCGACGTCAAGAAGGGAGCCAACCACGAGGCCGCCGACTACGCGATGCGACTGGTCCGCGAACACCTCGCGAAACACTTCGCAGTCGACGAGGAGGCCATCCGACTCGATCCCTCGATCAACGAGAAAGTCTGGTCGAACGGCCGCTCGAACCCGCCACGCAAGCTGCGCGTTCGCGCAGCCCGCTTCGACGAGGAGGGCGACGCCGTCGTCGAAGCCGAGGTCGCCGACTAA
- a CDS encoding translation initiation factor IF-6 has protein sequence MQRLAFAGSAYVGVFARATDSCVLVRHDVDDDVAADLTDELEVPTIRTTVGGSSTVGALATGNENGLLVSSRVLEYERETLEETVDLPVAELPGSINAAGNVVLANDYGAYVHPDLPRDAVQIVKDTLEVPVQRGDLAGVRTVGTAAVATNTGVLCHPKATDAELDGLEDALDVRADVGTVNYGAPLVGSGLIANEAGYVVGEETTGPELGRIEDALGYLD, from the coding sequence TTGCAACGCCTCGCCTTCGCCGGGTCGGCCTACGTCGGCGTCTTCGCCCGTGCGACCGACTCGTGCGTACTCGTTCGCCACGACGTCGACGACGACGTTGCTGCCGACCTGACCGACGAACTCGAGGTCCCGACGATCCGGACGACCGTCGGCGGGTCCTCGACGGTCGGCGCGCTAGCGACGGGTAACGAAAACGGATTGCTCGTCAGCTCCCGCGTCCTCGAGTACGAACGCGAGACGCTCGAGGAGACGGTCGATCTCCCGGTCGCGGAACTACCGGGCAGTATCAACGCTGCCGGCAACGTCGTCCTCGCGAACGATTACGGTGCCTACGTCCATCCGGACCTGCCCCGCGATGCGGTTCAGATCGTCAAAGACACCCTCGAGGTCCCCGTCCAACGCGGCGACCTCGCGGGCGTCCGGACCGTCGGGACGGCCGCGGTGGCGACGAACACCGGCGTGCTCTGCCACCCGAAGGCGACCGACGCGGAACTCGATGGGCTCGAGGACGCCCTGGACGTCCGGGCCGACGTCGGCACGGTCAACTACGGCGCGCCGCTGGTCGGCTCGGGTCTGATCGCCAACGAAGCCGGCTACGTCGTCGGCGAGGAGACGACCGGCCCCGAACTGGGCCGGATCGAGGACGCGCTCGGCTATCTCGACTGA
- a CDS encoding ASCH domain-containing protein, whose amino-acid sequence MSELDPGELLPSERMQTQALEGEVTQIHRGHQYAAEGDTFTIEDATFEVTAIRERTLGDLTDEDARAEGMEDLEGYRRLLERAHENFEWDDDSDVVLHRFERR is encoded by the coding sequence ATGAGCGAACTCGATCCCGGCGAACTGTTGCCCAGCGAGCGAATGCAAACCCAGGCCCTCGAGGGTGAGGTCACACAGATCCACCGCGGCCACCAGTACGCCGCGGAAGGGGACACGTTCACGATCGAGGACGCGACCTTCGAGGTGACCGCCATCCGAGAGCGCACGCTCGGGGACCTGACCGACGAGGATGCCCGGGCCGAAGGGATGGAGGATCTCGAGGGGTACCGTCGCCTGCTCGAGCGCGCCCACGAGAACTTCGAGTGGGACGACGACAGCGATGTCGTGTTACATCGGTTCGAACGTCGGTGA